The following proteins are co-located in the Halococcus salsus genome:
- a CDS encoding VOC family protein, with protein MPNIDGIHHVTAFCDDPQENYDFFTNVLGLRFVKRTVRFDVPEKIYHLYYGDEVGTPGSIVTYFPMTNMPMEQGVVGKGKLRSVGLTIPEGSVEYWQGRFEDHEVTYTMDERFGETAIEFTDPDGLPFELVTGESDIEPWTEGNDVPAEHAIRGMFNTTIHSADPAGTMDVLEVMGWDRIGEATHPQRGDRIRYRAPGDAPCADKVDVLIRPNAPDGVMGIGTYLHVAFQVENTWEQDAVSDLLRENGYITTSRKDRDYFHSRYITEPGGSVFEYATMGPGFEIDQDPAEYGDQLKVPDWLDVDIERIEGMLPPLETN; from the coding sequence ATGCCGAACATAGACGGAATCCACCACGTCACCGCGTTCTGTGACGACCCCCAGGAGAACTACGACTTCTTCACGAACGTGCTGGGCCTCCGCTTCGTCAAGCGCACGGTCAGATTCGACGTCCCGGAGAAGATCTACCACCTCTACTACGGCGACGAGGTGGGCACCCCCGGTTCGATCGTGACCTACTTCCCGATGACCAACATGCCGATGGAGCAGGGCGTGGTCGGGAAGGGGAAGCTCCGGTCGGTCGGGCTGACCATCCCGGAGGGGTCGGTCGAGTACTGGCAGGGCCGCTTCGAGGACCACGAGGTCACCTACACGATGGACGAACGCTTCGGCGAGACCGCCATCGAGTTCACCGACCCCGACGGCTTACCCTTCGAACTCGTGACCGGCGAGTCCGATATCGAACCCTGGACCGAGGGCAACGACGTGCCCGCCGAGCACGCCATCCGCGGGATGTTCAACACGACCATCCACTCGGCCGACCCCGCCGGCACGATGGACGTCCTCGAAGTGATGGGCTGGGATCGGATCGGCGAGGCTACCCACCCACAGCGTGGCGACCGCATCCGATATCGAGCGCCGGGGGACGCGCCGTGTGCCGACAAAGTCGACGTGCTGATCCGCCCGAACGCGCCCGACGGCGTGATGGGGATCGGGACCTACCTCCACGTCGCCTTCCAGGTGGAGAACACTTGGGAACAGGACGCGGTGAGCGACCTGCTTCGCGAGAACGGCTACATCACCACGTCGCGCAAGGACCGCGACTACTTCCACTCGCGCTATATCACCGAACCGGGCGGCTCGGTCTTCGAGTACGCGACGATGGGGCCCGGCTTCGAGATCGACCAGGACCCCGCGGAGTACGGCGACCAGCTCAAGGTGCCCGACTGGCTCGACGTCGACATCGAGCGCATCGAGGGGATGCTCCCGCCGCTCGAAACCAACTGA
- a CDS encoding alpha/beta fold hydrolase has protein sequence MRSRTVRGGDGVELYVEETGPADGPTVLFLHGYSQSRLSWTKQFESPLADEFRLVRVDNRGHGRSETPREKRAYTDSSLWAADVQAVVETLDEVVIVAWSYGCLVALDYLRAYGTDDIRGVNFVGVVSGMGTDAATELLGSAYLELFPAITSEDAEESVRTLERFVERSVVGDLDPVERYFVLGYNVVVPPFVRDGMRSRTLSHRETVAELDVPLLFTHGAEDRIVEPRAVEVTAALASDARTSLYPAVGHTPFREAPERFNEELREFVRGM, from the coding sequence ATGCGATCACGGACGGTTCGCGGCGGCGATGGCGTGGAGCTCTACGTCGAGGAGACGGGACCCGCGGACGGACCGACTGTCCTGTTCCTCCACGGCTACTCCCAGAGCCGGCTGTCGTGGACGAAGCAGTTCGAGTCGCCCCTCGCCGACGAGTTCCGCCTCGTGCGGGTGGACAACCGGGGTCACGGCCGCTCGGAGACCCCTCGTGAGAAGCGCGCCTACACCGACTCGTCGCTCTGGGCGGCGGACGTACAGGCCGTCGTCGAGACCCTCGACGAGGTGGTCATCGTGGCGTGGTCGTACGGTTGTCTGGTCGCCCTCGACTACCTCCGCGCGTACGGAACCGACGATATTCGAGGGGTGAACTTCGTCGGCGTCGTCTCCGGGATGGGCACCGACGCCGCGACCGAACTGCTCGGTTCGGCCTATCTCGAACTGTTCCCCGCCATCACCTCAGAGGACGCCGAGGAGAGCGTGCGGACGCTCGAACGGTTCGTCGAGCGCTCCGTCGTGGGCGACCTCGATCCGGTCGAGCGCTACTTCGTCCTCGGCTACAACGTCGTCGTCCCGCCGTTCGTCCGCGACGGGATGCGCTCACGAACCCTCTCACACCGGGAGACGGTCGCCGAACTCGACGTTCCCCTGCTGTTCACCCACGGCGCGGAGGACCGGATCGTCGAACCGAGGGCGGTCGAAGTCACCGCAGCGCTCGCCTCGGACGCGCGAACCTCGCTCTATCCGGCCGTCGGCCACACGCCGTTCCGGGAGGCTCCTGAACGATTCAACGAGGAGCTTCGCGAGTTCGTTCGTGGGATGTGA